The Mycolicibacterium fluoranthenivorans genome segment AGTCAAACTGCGCGACGTCCAGGTCGGCAAGGTCGTCTCAATCGACGATCGCGTGGACGGCAGCGCAGTGCTGCACCTCCAGATCGATCCCGACTCGGTGGCGGTGATACCAGCCAATGTTCGCGTCGACATCGCATCGTCTACGGTGTTCGGTGCAAAATACGTGCAACTCGTTGCGCCGGCAGACGCCTCTGCCGACTCCGTGCACCCCGGTCAGGTGATCGCGGGTGAGCACGTCACCGTCGAGATCAACACCGTCTTCGAGCAACTCACCGATGTTCTGTCGGCCGTTCAGCCCGAGCAACTCAACCAGACCCTGACTGCCCTCTCGAGCGCCCTCAACGGTCGAGGCGCCAAAGTGGCCCAGGCGATCTCGGACACCGATACCGCATTGCAGCAGCTCGAGCCCAGCCTGGGAAACCTCGGTCACGACATCGCGACAGCGAACCCTGTACTCACAACGCTGGCCGATGTCGCCCCGGATCTGCTCACCACGCTGCACAACGCGACCACCATCGGCGCGACCATCGTCGAGCGCAAGACCGATCTGGATGCGCTGTTGGTCAGCGTGATCGGATTGGCTGACACCGGCCAGGAGGTGATCGGATCCAACCGCTCCACGCTGACCGACCTGCTCCATCTGCTGGTACCCGTCACCGAGCTCACCGACCGCTACGAGCACGCGCTCAACTGCGCGCTGGCCGGGGCCGTCGAACTGGCCAAGACGCCGCCACTGCGCGTCCCCGGCGCGGAAGTGATGGCCAGCCTGTTGTGGGGTGCCGATCCCTACCGTTATCCGGGCGACCTGCCCAAGGTCGCTGCCACCGGGGGCCCGCAGTGTGTAGGACTGCCCCGGTTGCCGTTCGAGACGAGGCCACCGTATGTCGTCGCCGATGTCGGCACCAACCAGTACAAGTACGGAAACCAGGGCATCGAACTGAACACCGCAGGCCTCAAGGAGTGGCTGCTCGGGCATCCGGTCGAAGGACCGCCCCGTAATTCGGCACAGATCGGCATGCCCGGATGAGCCGCCGGCTCTCGGCGGCAGTGAATTTCGGTATCTTCGCCGTGGTCATGATGTTGTTGACGGTAGTTCTGGTGGCCGTCTTCGCCGACTACCGCGGCGGGGCGGCGTCGCGGTACACCGCTCTGTTCTCCGACGTGTCCGACCTCAAAGCGGGCGATTCGGTGCGAGTGGCCGGTGTCCGAGTTGGCACGGTGGGTGCAGTGGATCTGCAGAGGGACAAGACCGTCCTGGTCGGCTTCGACACCGACGCCGCCATCCGATTGACCGCCGGCACCCACGCGGCGGTCCGCTACCTCAATCTCGTCGGCGACCGCTACCTCGAACTCACCGACGAGCCGGGGTCGACGCGGCTCCTCAAGCCCGGCGAGCAGATTCCGATCGGACGGACCAAGCCGGCACTCAATCTCGACGTTCTGCTCAACGGGCTCAAACCTGTTGTCCGAGGGCTTGATCCAAAAGATGTCAACGCCCTGACCACTGCCCTCATCGAAGCGGTGCAAGGCCAGGGCGACACGCTGTCGTCGCTGCTGGCACGCACGTCCTCATTCGCGGGCAAGCTGGCCGACAACAGCCAGGTGGTCGAATCGCTGATCGACAATCTCAACAAGGTGACGGCCGACGTGAGCCGCGACGGACAGCAGTTCGGCGACACGATCGACAGGCTCCAGCACCTGGTCTCGGGATTGGCTGCCGACCGTGACCGCATCGGCGCTGCGATCGACTCGCTGAGCGCCGGGACAGCCTCGGTGGCAAGCCTGCTGGGACAGGTCAGGCCGCCGCTGACTGGCACCATCGATCAGCTGAACCGGCTGGCCCCTGCGCTGGATGCTGAGAAGGAGCTCATCGACGGTGCGTTGCAGCGCGCGCCGGAGAATTACCGCAAGCTGTCCCGAATCGGTTCGTACGGCAGCTTTTTCAACTATTACCTATGTGGGGTGACCTGGCGGGTCAGTGATATGCAGGGCCGCACCGCGGTCTTTCCATGGATCAAGCAAGACACCGGAAGGTGCGCTGAGACAGGATGATCAAATATCGCGGGCCCCAGCTCATCCGCACCGGATTCATCGGTGTGGTGCTGATTCTGCTGATCATCGCCGTGGGGCTGCAGCCGGAGCGGCTGACCGACTGGGCGACGGCGGTCAGATACCAGGCGGTGTTCACCGAAGCCGGGGGGTTGCAGGTCGGCAATCCGGTCAAGCTCTCGGGGGTCAAGGTCGGCTCGGTCACGGACGTCACTCTCGATCACGGCGATGCGCTGGTGACGTTCTCAGTAGACGGCGTCACTGAACTCGGTTCGCAGACCAGTGCGCACATCGGGACCGGCACCCTGCTCGGCGAGCGGATGCTCAACCTGCAATCCGCGGGTGAGGGCACGTTGAGGCCCAACGGCCGGATCCCGGTTGAGCGGACCTCGTCGCCGTACTCGCTGACCGATGCGGTCGGTGACCTGACCACCACCGTCGCCCACACGGATACGGCTTCACTCAACCAGTCGCTGGATGTGCTGGCCACCACGGTGGACGAGATCGCCCCGCAGTTGGGGCCCACGTTCGACGAACTGACCCGGTTGTCGAGGATCCTCAACGGCCGGGACCAAAAGATAGGCGAACTCCTTGAGCACGCCGCGATGGTCAGCGGCATCGTCGCCGAGCGAAGCGATGCGGTGAACACCATGCTGCTGGATGCCAACGATCTGACGGCCGTGCTGGCCGACCGCCGACGGGCCATCGTCAACCTGCTGGCGGACACGTCCGCCCTGGCCCAGCGTGTTTCCGGGCTGATCCACGACAATCAGGACAAACTCAAGCCCACGTTGGACAAACTCAATGCCGTCACCGCGGTACTGGAACGCAATCGCGACAACCTGGAGAAGGCCCTTCCCGGGCTGGCGAAATTCCAGGGCGGGCTCAGCGAACTCGTCGCCAACGGTCCCTATTACATCGGCTATATTCCCAACCTCACTCAGGGCTCGCTGCTGCAGCCCTTCCTGGACTATGCGTTCGGCTTCCGGCGCGGTACCGACAGCGGTCAGCCGCCGGACAACGCGGGCCCCCGAGCAGAAATTCCATTCCCGCGCAACGGGATTCCGCAACCCGGCGAGCAGTGGGGACGATGATGCGCCGAGCACTTAGATTGATCACCGTAATCGTGCTGGCCGGGTGCCTGACCGGCGGCGCGGCACTGCTCACTTACCGGCACTTCTTCGCCCCGATCACCATCACCGCAGATTTCCAGACTGCGACGGCCATCTACCCCGGCGACCAGGTTCAGGTGTCGGGGGTGCGAGTGGGAACCATCGAGTCGGTCCAGCCTCGGGGGACCTTCACCAGGATGACGCTGACGGTGGACCGCCGGGTCCCGATCCCCGCCGATGCCCAGGCGGTCATCGTCGCGCAGAACCTGATCTCGGCGCGTTACGTGCAGCTGACGCCTGCCTACCGGTCCAGCGGGCCGATGATGGCCGACGGCGCCGCGATTCCGTTGAGCCGGACGGCGATCCCGGTGGAGTGGGACGAGGTGAAGGACCAATTGAACCGGCTGGCTGTCGAACTCGGACCGAAATCGGGGGTGTCGGACACTGCGTCGGCCAGGTTCATCACCAGCACCGCGGACGCCATGGCCGGTAACGGCGACAAGCTGCGCCAGACGCTGTCCCAGCTCTCCGGCGTGGGCCGGATCCTGGCCGCCGGCGGCGGCAGCATCACCGACATCATCGCCAACCTGCAGACCTTCGTCACTACACTGCAAGCGAGCAAGACGCAGATAGTGCAGTTCCAGGACCGGCTCGCCACCTTGACCAGCGTCGTCGACGGGAGCAGAGCCGATCTGGATGCGGTGCTGACCAACGTCGCCGGTACCGTCGGCGACGTCCAGCGCTTCATCGCCGACGTGCGTGACCCCACCGCCGAACAGATCCGCAGCCTTGCCGCAGTGACCCAGTCGGTGGTGAACCGCCAGAAGGATCTAGAGCAGATCCTGCATGTCGCCCCGACCGCGGTTGCCAACACGCTCAACATGTTCGACCCCCGCGATGGCGGCGCCACCGGCACCATCGCGCTGTCCAACCTCAGCAATCCCATGCAGTTCCTCTGCGGGGCCATCGGAGCCATCGAGAATGCCACCGCACCCGAAACGGCCAAGCTGTGCAGTCAGTACCTCGGTCCGGCGTTGCGGCAGTTGAACTTCAACTATCTTCCGTTTCCGTTCAACCCGGTCCTGCCATCTGTGCCGCCCTCCAAGGACATCATCTACACCGAACCAAATCTTGCGCCGGGCGGTCCTGGTCCCAAGCCGGCGCCACCGGAGACCCCGCCGGCGGTGTCGGCCTACACCGGGGCCGGCGATGTGCCTCCGCCACCGGGATATGCCGCGCCCGCACTGCCCGGCACCTCGATTCCCGGGCAACCGCCGGCGAGCCTGCCCGAGCTCTTGCTTCCAGACCAGGGCGCTGTCGCGCCACCGCCCGCGGACAGCCCCCCGCCGCTGCCGGCGGAAGGTCCGTCCCGATGAACGTCAGATCCATGCTGCGTCGTACGGGCGCGCTGTGCTCTGCTCTGATGGCCACTGCGGGGTGTGCGTTCCAGGGGCTGAACTCGCTGCCGCTGCCAGGCGCTGTCGGACGTAGTTCGGATGCGCTCGTATACCATCTCGCCGTCGCCAATGTCGGAACACTGGAACCGAATTCACCTGTGCTGGTCGATGACGTGGTGGTCGGCAGTGTCCGCGCCATCAGCGTGGTCGACTGGCATGCCGACATCGAAGTGTCGTTACGTCCTGATGTCGTGGTACCCGCCAACGTCGTGGCCCGGGTGGGCCAGACCAGCCTCCTCGGTTCGATGCACGTGGCCCTGGACCCACCCGTCGGACAGCAGGCACAGGGCCGACTGGATCCTGGCACTCATCTCCCACTGACCAGGTCAGCGAGCTACCCGTCCACCGAACGCACCCTGTCGACTTTGTCGACGGTGGTCAATGCTGGTGGACTCGGCCAGATCGGCAGCATCGTCCACGATTTCACGCTCGCGCTCGGCGGGCATGCGGCTCAGACCCGGGACGTGCTGTCTCGCCTGAACGATCTGGTGACGGTGTTCGACGAGCAGCGCGACGAGATGGTCGGAGCCATCCAAGCGATGGACCGACTGGCCACCACGCTTGCTGATCAACAACCCGTGATCTCACGCGCTCTCGACGTACTTCCGGGTGCTCTCGATGTGCTCAACGGACAGCGGCAGCAACTCGTGACGGCCTTGGACCACATGCGCCGCTTCAGCGATACCACCACCGGTTTAGTGCAGGACAGCGGGGACGATCTGGTGGCGGATCTGCAGCATCTGGAGCCGACGATCCGAGCACTGGCCGACGTCGGGCCCGAAATCGATACCGCGCTGGCATTCCTGCCCGTGATGCCATTCGGGCAGAACCTGATCGACCGGGGGATCAAAGGTGACTACATGAATCTGTTCGCCGTCTTCGATCTCACGGTGCCCCGCCTCAAGCGCACGTTGTTCGCCGGAACCCGCTGGGGCGACGAGAACGTGCATATCGTTCCGGCGCCCGGTGACCCCGGCTTCGACGCTTACTACAGCTCCAATCCGCTGATGGCCCCCCTGGATCCGCCGCCGCCCGACCCGGTGCCTGCGCCGAAAGCGGGGGGATGATGCTCACCCGCTTCGTCCGAATCCAACTCATCATCTTCGCGGTCGCCACGGTCGTGGGGCTGGTGACCATGTTCGCGGTGTACCTGCAAGGCCCCGTTCTCTTGGGAATCGGGAGACTCACCGTCACCGTGCAGCTGCCGAGCGGCGGCGGCCTTTACCGGCTGGCCAATGTCACCTACCGGGGCGCACAGATGGGCAAGGTGACCGACGTCAGGCTCACCCGGGACAGGGCCGAGGCGATCCTCTCGCTGGACCGCACCCCCCGTATCCCGGCCGATCTGGTGGCCCACGTGCGCAGTATCAGCGCGGTCGGCGAACAGTACGTCGACTTGCAGCCGCGCACCGACCAGCCGCCGTATCTCGAAGACGGCGCAGTGATCCCGCAGGAGAACGTGACGGTGCCTCAGCCGGTGGGCCCGATGCTCGACCATGTCAGCGCATTGCTGGGTAGCGTGCCGCGGGACAAGCTCGCCACGGTGTTCGACGAGTCATCCAAGGCGTTGGACAACGCGGGTTACGACCTGGGCTCGTTGCTCGATTCCTGGGGGACCGTTTCCGGCGACCTGCGTGCCGTGGCGCCCCGCCTTACGGGACTGATCGACGACGCAACCCCGCTGCTCGACGCGCAATTGGAGTCCGACCAGGCGATCCGGACATGGGCGCACAGCCTGGCAGGCGTCACCGACAGTCTGGCAACCAACGACGCTCACATCCGGACGATCCTCACCCAAGGACCTGGCGCCCTCGGATCCGTCACCGATCTGCTGGAACGGGTCAAGCCGACCTTGCCCATCCTGTTGGCCAACCTGACGAGCGTGAGCAAGGTCGCCGTGACGTATCTGCCGGCGCTGGAGCAGCTGATGGTGTTGATCCCGCCGTATTTTGCCGACCTGGAAGCGATCTCGCCCGGCCACAACGCCTCCGGGCTGCCGTTGGCCAACTTCCGGATCCAGATCAGTGACCCACCCGCTTGTACCGTCGGGTTCCTGCCGCCGTCGCAGTGGCGGTCACCGGCCGACACCGAGACCGTGGACACCCCCGACGGTCTCTACTGCAAGCTTCCGCAGGACTCTCCGATCCTGGTGCGCGGGGCACGCAACCTGCCGTGTATGGGCAAGCCGGGAAAGCGGGCTCCGACGGTGGAGATCTGTGACAGCGACAAACCCTACGTACCGCTGGCGATGCGCCAGCATGCGTTGGGCCCCAACCCGATTGACCCGAATCTGCTCGCTCAGGGGGTGCCCCCCGACGACCGGGTGACCTCCGACGAGAACATCCACGCCCCGGTCGAGGGCACGGCGCCGCCGGCGCCTGCCGGCGGCGCGGCACCGGCGTCGCATCAGCGTTCCCCCGGTACCGGGCCTGCGGTGTCGGTGGCGACCTACGACCCTCGCACCGGACGCTACGCGGCTCCGGACGGATCCACACACATCCAGAGTGATCTCACCGACCCCGGCGCCGCGCCCGTCTGGCAGGACTTGGTGCTGAATCCGGGGATGCGCGGATCATGAGGGTGCTCTGGCTCGTTGCTGCCGTATCCCTGGCCTTGGCGCCCGCCGAACTACCGGCCGCCCAAGCCACCATCGACGACATCGCGATCAACGGCACTCTGCGGGCGGTGTCAGATGGGCAGTGGGCCAAGACAAATGAGGTCTTCCACGATGAATCGACGGTGTCGAGCCTGTGGACGGTGACATCGGCGTGCACGGGGGTCTTCGACTGCACCGGGACCGTGCACAGTGATCAGGGTTGGACCGCGCCGATCCGCTATCAGAGCCGGATGTGGTTCGTCAGCCGGACGTTGCCCGATTGGGAACACTGTGCCGACGGAACGTCGGTGCCGGGCAAGCAGATCGTGAAGTTCTACCGCGACCCCGACGATCCGACGATCTTCAAAGGCTGGGACACCGTGGTCGGCCCGAGTGGCGCATGCGGTATCAACACACCGCTGGTGATCGAAATGCCCTTCAAGCTGACCCCGCCGTAGCGGACATCACACCTAGGCGTCCATCATCGCGGCGATGGTGTCGACGACACAGGCCGGCCGCTGCGACCCCTCGACCTCGACGGTCACCCGCACCGTGGCACGGCCGCCCTTGTCGTCGCGATCGATCTTGATCAGTTCCGCGCCGGCGCGGATCCGGGATCCCACCGGCACTGGTGCCGGGAAACGGAGCTTGTCGACTCCGTAGTTCACCTGCATGGACAGGCCGGTCACCTGGTAGATCTGCTGAACCAGCACGGGCACCAGCGAGAGTGTGAGATATCCGTGTGCGATGGTGCCGCCGTAGGGCCCGGCGGCGGCCTTCTCCGGGTCCACGTGGATCCACTGGTGGTCGCCGGTGGCGTCGGCGAACAGGTCGACTTCCTTCTGGGTGACCTCTCGCCAGTCGCTGTGACCGAGATGCTCGCCGACATGGGCCGCGAACCCCGCGATACCGTCGTACACCGTGGGTGCCGGAGGGGCCTGCGTCATACCGACACCTTGAGGCGCAGCTGCTTGATCGCGTTGCCTCCCATGATCTTCGCCTTACCCTCCTCGGAGATGCCGTCAAGCCGATCGACGAAGCTGAGCGGATCGCCGATGCCTTCGGGGTGGGGGAAGTCCGAGCCGAACATCACGTGGTCCTCGCCCATGATGTCGACGATCGACTTCACATCGTCTTCGAGGAACGGGTGGATGTAGATGTTGCGCTTGAACACCTCGACCGGGTGCTCTTCGAACTCCTTGGGCATCACCCGGTAAGCCTTGTCCAGCTGACGAAGCAGGTTCTTCACCCAACCGCTGCCGTTCTCCACGACCAACACCCGCAGGTCGGGGAACCGCGAGAGCACGCCGTGGCAGATCAGCGCGGCCAGGGTGTCCTCCATGGCGCGGAATCCCATCACCACCTCACGTAGTGCGCTGGTCTTGAACGACAGGTACTCGTCGCCGCCCTCCCATTCCATGAGGTGCTTCTGGTACCCGCTGTCGGAAGCGTGGAACGTCACCGGGATGTCCGCCTTGACGACTTCGGCCCAGAACGGGTCGAACTCCGGCAGTCCCATGGAGCGCGATCCCCCGAACCGGCTGGGCACCGGTGCCGGTCGCACCAGAAAAGTCTTCATCCCCCGCTCGAGCGCCCAGTGGAACTCCTTGATGGCCTCGTCGACCAGAGGCAGACAGATGACCGGGGTGGCGAAGATCCGGTCCTGGTAGTTGAACGTCCAGTGCTCGTGCATCCACTCGTTGAGGGCGTGGATGATCGCGTGCGTGAGCACGACGTCGTCGGTGGTGCGCTCCTCGATGAGGCTGGCCAGCGTCGGATACATCACGCACTGGTCGATGCCCAACTCGTCCATCAGCTCCAGCCGCGGGGCGGGTGACTGATAGGCCGGGATGACATCCATTGCCTCGCCGATGAACTCGCGGAAGTTGAGTCCTTCGGGGTTGTTGCCGAGGAAGTAGTCCTCCGCGCTACCCGGTCGCGCTACCCGTTCGAAGGTCGGGTTCGGGATCATGTGGCTGATGTGGTCTTTGACGACGAGCTTCGGCCGGCCGTTGACCTCGACGTAGCCGACCTTGCCTCGATGCTCCTTCGGCAGGTATTTGAGCAGGGCATCCTTCGTCTCGTACATGTGATTGTCGATGTCGAAGATCGGGTACGGAAGTGAACGGGGCGCCATGTGCCGTGCCTCCTGAGGGTGGTGAATATGACCATTTACGGTAGGTGAAAACGACGTTATCACTATCGCTGGGTAACATCCAGAATTGCTGGGCCTGACCGGGCTTCGTCCCAGGATGCGAGGACTTCGTGGGTGGTCGTCACGGTGGAGAGCAGGGCCAGCGTATTGTCGATCATCGCGTCCGCGTACTCGCGCGGGAATCCGCTGACGGCGTCCCTGGGTAGCACGAATCGATAGCCGCGGTTGACGGCATCCATGACGAAATTCGTGATCGCGATGTTGACGGAAACCCCGACGCCGACGATCGTCCGGATACCCAGGTTCCGCAGTACCGAGTCCAGATCGGTACCCGTCATAGGTCCGACCCCGTGGGTGCGGGTAAGCACCAGATCGCTTTCCTCCGGACCGAATTCGGGAAGGACGGAGGCGGCGGGCGTACCCGGGGTGAGGTCTGCCGAGAACGATTTGGCCGCCGCGAAGAGCCTGGCGTTGGTGTTGGATCCGCGGCCGTCGGTTCGGCGCTGGATGAGGCAGTGCACCACGGTCACGCCCGCACGGCGCGCGCCGGTGAGCAGCTCGGCGATATTCGGGATCGCCTCGCGCCGGGCCTCCGCGGCCAGCAGCGGAAGACCGGCCTCCGGGCCGATGACACCGCCTTGGCATTCCTGCGTGACGATGGCGGTGGTCGCGGGTTCGATCAGATCGCGGAGACGTGGCTGCGGCATGAGAACAGACGTTATCGTTTGGCGGGTAGGAAATTCCAGAGGAGGCGGCTATGCAACATGCGGAGATCGAGATACGTGAGTCGGTACGGCAGACCCTTTCCGACTACACGGCGGCAACTGACTCCTTCGACCTCGCGGCACTGGCGTCGTGTTTCGCCCCCGACGGCGTGCTGGAGTTCACCGGCGGCGACGGACCGCTGACCGGTCCGGCCGCCATCGAAGCCGGCCTCGGCGCCGCCCTGAGCGGCTCGCCGGAGCCGGACCGGCCTCGACCGACCTACGTCCGCCACCATGTCTCCAGCGTGCGGTTCATCTCCGTGAAGCCCGGACGGGCGCAGGTCAGCAGCTATTTCGCGGTGTACACCGACATCGGCTCCGACCACTGGGGCCGATACCGCGACGTTCTGGTTCCGCACGAGGGCCGATGGCTGTTCGCGCACCGGCGTATCACCGTGGACTCGTTCTCCGCCTCCAGTCTGATGGCGTGATGATCACGTCGTGATGAACTCCTTGGCGAACGCCGCCGCGAGTTCGACGTACTCGGCCCGGTCGTGGCCGGCGGGCGCGATGGTCAACCAGGTCACCCCGGCAGCGGCCAGCCGGTCGACGATCGCGTGCCGTTCGTCGGTCGACCGATCGTCGTCGAGCAGGTTGCCCGCCGAGAAGCAGATGTCCAGCGGTTCCGTCCGGCCGACCTCGGCGGCATAGGCGCGGGCCCAGGTGATCGCCGACTCCAATTCGTCCAGCGTGGAGATCTCGGCGGTTCGGGACGCCGCGGCATAACCGAACGTGTTGAACGGTGCCCAGCCCTGCGCATGGGTCACCGCCCGGCGTACGGCGGGCTTGCTGTTCCCGCCGATCCAGATCGGCGGTGCGGTCGCCGGTAGCGGACGCAGCCGCACGCCCCTGGCCGAGAACGAGCTGCCCACATAGGCGAGGTCGGCGCCGGAGAGGACTTTCTGCAGCACGTCGAGAGCTTCGTCGAAAAGCGCGCCGCGCGTGTCGAAGTCGACTCCCAGGGCGCGAAACTCCGGTTTCAGGTAGCCCGCCGCGGCTCCGACGATGAGTCGGTTTCCCGACAGCACCGCCAGGCTCTGAATGGACTTCGCCCCGAGGAAAGGATTGCGGTAGGCCGCAATGTACACGTTGGTCAGCACTTTGACCGTGCTGGTTGCCGCCGCGGCGAACGACAGCGCCACGAACGGGTCGAGCGCGTGGTGCCCACCGTGGTCCAGCCACTTGGCGTCCGGTGCCGGATGGTCGGTGACGTGCACGGCGGCGAATCCGGCCTCCTCTGCCGCGCGTGCGACATCGGAGATGGCGGATGCGGAGACGAACTCCGCGCCGGCGTCCACCCGCTGGGTCGGCAGTTCGAGCGAATACGAGATGGGCACGAGGGGTCCTTTCAGATGGTGACGAGGTCGGCGAGGCGCCGAGCGTGGTAGCCCGGACTGCCCAAGATCAGCTCGGTGGACTTGGCCCGGCGCACGTACAGGTGCGCGTCGTGCTCCCAGGTGAATCCGATGCCGCCATGGATGCGCATGCTGTCGAGTGCGGTCTGCAGGGCCACCTCCGAGCAGGTCATCTTGGCGACCGACGCGGCGAGGGCCAACTCGTCGGTGTCGGCGACCTGTGCGGCGTGCACCACCGCCGAGCGGGCGCCCTCGACGAGCACCAGCATGTCCGCGCAACGGTGTTTGACGGCCTGGAAGCTACCGATGGCGCGACCGAACTGGATTCGGTCCTTCGCGTAACGGACGGCCATGTCCAGGGATCGTTGGGCTACCCCCAGCTGTTCCGCCGCCAGGGCGACGGTGGCCAGATCGCTGACCCGGGCGAGCACGGGAGCGGCCGCCCCGTCGTCCCCGATAAGTCGGGCAGGCACGTCGTCGAGGCGGAGGCGGGCGGCCTTGCGGGTGCGGTCGAGCGTGACGAGCTGCTCGCGGCGCAGCCCGTCCGCGGTTCCGGCAACCGCGAACAGCGACACCCCGCGATCGGTGTTGGCCGCGACCAGGATGACGTCTGCCGCGTGACCGTCGAGCACCAGGGGAAGGTCGCCGCTGAGCCGGAATCCGTCCGGCGTCGATCGCGCGCTGGCACCGACAGAGTCCGGCGTCCAGGCCTCCAGCGTCCCGTTGAGGGCCACGGTGCCCATGCTGGTGCCGTCGACGAAGCGGGGGAGCAGGTCCGCCATGGCGGCGCGGTCACCGCTGGCCAGCACCGCCGAAGCGGCGAGCGCCACCGTGGCGAAGAACGGCGCGCACAACAGTGCTGCGCCCATCTCCTCGAATACGACGACGAGTTCGGGCATCCCCGCGCCCGCGCCGCCCCACTCCTCGGGCACCGCTATCCCGTGTAGCCCCAGCTCCCGGGCCATCTGTAGCCACACACCAGGGTCGTAGCCTGCGTCGGCCATCATGAGCGTACGCACCGCGGAGCTCGGCGACTTGGCGGTCAAAAAGTCCCGGATCGCGTGGCGCAGTTCTTCGAGTTCATCGCCCGACACGTGCCGCTCCCGCTCTGCGAGCTGCGCTCGGGTGTCGATAGGTGTGGTGTCTGCGCTCATGCGGTCCTGGCCTTCATCGTTGATTGGCAAGGGATTTGATTCCCTGGCCGCCTCGGCGGGTCGGTCCGCGACACCGGTGCCCGCCGAGGGTGGATGCGTCGGCCCACACGGGTGTCAGGCCACATCTCTTGCACCGTTGCTATAGGCATTATCGGAAGACGATAGTATCTTTTCTGAAAAGAGAGAATATTCATTCTCACCGGAAGGAGCTGCGTCGTGACGGCGAGACTCGATTATGGGATCTTCGACTGCGATACCCACTGCTACGAGACGCGGGACGCGTTCACCCGTTATCTGCCCAAGGCGTTTCACGACCGGGCCATCACCCCGGTTCGGTCGGCCGACGGGAAGGAGGTCATTCTCGCCGGACACCGGATCGCGACGTTCAACAGCGAAGCCGGACTCGGGTTCGACCTGGCGTACCGGCCCGGTTCGCTCAAGGAAATGCTCAAGCAGATGGGCTCGGGTAATCCCGACGAGACCTACGAGCCCCAGCCGATGCAGGCCGAGTGGCTCGAGCGGGAACCGCGGCTGAGGGTGATGGCCGAGCAGAATGTCGAGCGCGCGGTCATCTTCCCCGCGGGGATGGCGCTGGCCGCCGAGCACTACGTTGACGACACCGCGGCGTTGTATGCCAATGTTCGTTCCTTCAACCGCTGGTTCGACGAGACCTGGGGGTTCAACTACCAGGACAAGATCTATGCGACGGCGCTGTTGTCGCTGCGCGATCTGGAATCCGCCATCGCCGAGACCGAGGCCATCATCGAGCAGGGCGCCAAGATGGTGCTGCTCCCGACGGGCCCCGCGCACGGCCGCTCCCCGGGCGATCCGTATTTCGACCCCATTTACGCGCGTCTGCAGGAGGCCGGCTGCACGCTGGTGTTCCATATCCAGCCGTTCTGGTACTTCAACGCC includes the following:
- a CDS encoding amidohydrolase family protein, producing MTARLDYGIFDCDTHCYETRDAFTRYLPKAFHDRAITPVRSADGKEVILAGHRIATFNSEAGLGFDLAYRPGSLKEMLKQMGSGNPDETYEPQPMQAEWLEREPRLRVMAEQNVERAVIFPAGMALAAEHYVDDTAALYANVRSFNRWFDETWGFNYQDKIYATALLSLRDLESAIAETEAIIEQGAKMVLLPTGPAHGRSPGDPYFDPIYARLQEAGCTLVFHIQPFWYFNAISPAWGHDPDPAAWHMSAWQWMNIYGQRPIEDTLSALIFDNLFGRFPGLNVLVAEHGAEWVPQFVVHMDKSRGMGRNGPWIGGKLTERPSDIFRRHVGVVPYPEDDVPAIVGRLGYDECLLMGSDYPHAEGLAEPADFVKLLDPLDEAAKKRIMRDNADQLLVRG